Within the Nocardioides aurantiacus genome, the region TGTGGGCGAGGCTGCCCGCGACTCCAAGCTGATCGAGGGCGCCGTCAAGGACCTAACCGCGATCACCGGCCAGAAGCCGCAGGTCACCAAGGCCCGCAAGTCCATCGCGCAGTTCAAGCTCCGCGAGGGCATGCCGATCGGCGCCCACGTGACGCTGCGCGGCGACCGGATGTGGGAGTTCCTCGACCGCCTCCTGGCGCTCGCGCTTCCCCGCATCCGCGACTTCCGCGGTCTCTCCGACCGCCACTTCGACGGCCGGGGCAACTACACCTTCGGCCTGACCGAGCAGGTCATGTTCCACGAGATCGACCAGGACAAGATCGACCGGTCGCGCGGCATGGACATCACCG harbors:
- the rplE gene encoding 50S ribosomal protein L5, with the translated sequence MSEQMTEINQDQAAEQAPGPRMKARYREEVLPAMREQFGYANVMQVPGLTKIVVNMGVGEAARDSKLIEGAVKDLTAITGQKPQVTKARKSIAQFKLREGMPIGAHVTLRGDRMWEFLDRLLALALPRIRDFRGLSDRHFDGRGNYTFGLTEQVMFHEIDQDKIDRSRGMDITVVTTATNDDEGRALLRKLGFPFKEGN